Proteins found in one Rhodobacteraceae bacterium D3-12 genomic segment:
- the rpsU gene encoding 30S ribosomal protein S21 gives MQVSVRDNNVDQALRALKKKLQREGVFREMKLKQHFEKPSEKKAREKAEAIRRARKLARKKAQREGML, from the coding sequence ATGCAGGTAAGTGTTCGCGACAACAACGTCGATCAGGCGCTCCGCGCCCTGAAGAAAAAACTCCAGCGCGAAGGCGTGTTTCGGGAAATGAAGCTCAAGCAACATTTCGAGAAACCCTCCGAGAAAAAAGCGCGCGAGAAAGCCGAAGCAATCCGCCGTGCCCGCAAGCTGGCCCGGAAGAAAGCCCAACGCGAAGGTATGCTCTAA
- the yghU gene encoding glutathione-dependent disulfide-bond oxidoreductase has product MTDSYTPPKVWKHDAESGGRFASINRPVSGATHEKVLPVGKHPHQLYSLATPNGVKVTVLFEELLALDIEEAEYDAWLVKIMDGDQFGSGFVGVNPNSKIPALMDRSNDTRVFESGAILLYLAEKFDRFLGDDRPEMLSWLFWQMGSAPYLGGGFGHFYAYAPEKWQYPIDRFTMEVKRQLDVLDKRLADHQFLAGKDYTIADMANWAWYGQLALGRLYEAGEFLDVESYSHVQRWAKELDARKPVSRGRMVNRSFGEPSFQLRERHDAGDFETRTWDKIGDDAETGES; this is encoded by the coding sequence ATGACTGATAGCTACACCCCGCCCAAGGTCTGGAAACATGATGCCGAATCGGGCGGCCGTTTTGCCAGCATCAACCGCCCCGTCTCGGGTGCGACGCATGAAAAGGTGCTGCCGGTCGGCAAACACCCGCACCAGCTTTATTCGCTGGCCACGCCCAATGGCGTGAAGGTCACAGTGCTGTTCGAAGAGCTTTTGGCGCTGGATATCGAAGAGGCGGAATACGACGCTTGGCTGGTCAAGATCATGGACGGCGATCAGTTCGGCTCTGGCTTTGTCGGGGTGAACCCGAATTCGAAAATCCCCGCGCTGATGGACCGGTCCAACGACACGCGGGTGTTTGAATCCGGTGCGATCCTGCTTTACCTCGCCGAGAAGTTCGACAGGTTCCTTGGCGATGACCGCCCCGAGATGCTGTCGTGGCTGTTCTGGCAAATGGGCAGCGCGCCCTATCTTGGCGGCGGCTTCGGTCATTTCTACGCCTATGCGCCGGAAAAATGGCAATACCCGATCGACCGCTTCACCATGGAAGTCAAACGCCAGCTTGATGTGCTAGACAAGCGGCTCGCCGACCATCAATTCCTTGCCGGCAAAGACTATACCATCGCCGATATGGCCAACTGGGCATGGTATGGGCAGCTGGCGCTCGGGCGGCTCTACGAGGCGGGTGAATTCCTTGACGTCGAAAGCTATTCCCACGTGCAACGCTGGGCCAAAGAGCTGGACGCACGCAAACCCGTCAGCCGGGGCCGCATGGTCAACCGCTCTTTTGGTGAGCCGTCTTTCCAACTGCGCGAACGCCATGACGCGGGCGATTTTGAAACCCGCACATGGGACAAGATCGGCGACGACGCCGAAACCGGCGAAAGCTGA
- the sigJ gene encoding RNA polymerase sigma factor SigJ codes for MGEKPAIFETERPVLMALCYRMLGERAAAEDAVQEAWLRFDGADIATIESPPAWLRRVATRIAINQLKSARARRETYVGPWLPEPLIEGEGEDAGAEADYALAQECELALLWAMERLEDSERAAFILREAFDASYAEIAETLGKTEAACRQIVSRAHKRVQQSGPRFDVPEGEAQALIARFFMAAGAGDFETARRMMAPDAVAISDGGAKARAARRVLRGPEEICQVFAAIMAKDKAIPDVTLRRVRANGAPALARYIAGRLDTLVTMAADGDGRIAWVYLMRNPDKLIRAA; via the coding sequence ATGGGCGAAAAACCCGCGATATTCGAGACAGAGCGCCCGGTTTTGATGGCGCTCTGCTATCGCATGCTGGGCGAGCGTGCCGCCGCCGAGGATGCGGTGCAGGAGGCATGGCTACGCTTTGACGGCGCGGATATTGCGACGATTGAAAGCCCGCCCGCATGGCTGCGCCGGGTGGCGACGCGGATCGCCATCAATCAGCTTAAATCGGCACGCGCCCGGCGCGAGACCTATGTCGGCCCGTGGCTGCCCGAACCTCTGATCGAGGGCGAAGGCGAAGACGCGGGTGCCGAAGCGGATTATGCGTTGGCGCAGGAATGCGAGCTGGCGCTGTTGTGGGCGATGGAGCGGCTGGAGGACAGCGAGCGGGCGGCGTTCATCCTGCGCGAGGCGTTTGACGCCAGCTATGCAGAGATCGCCGAAACGCTGGGCAAGACCGAAGCCGCCTGCCGCCAGATCGTCAGCCGCGCCCACAAACGCGTGCAGCAATCGGGGCCACGCTTTGACGTGCCAGAGGGCGAAGCGCAGGCGCTGATTGCGCGGTTCTTTATGGCCGCAGGGGCGGGGGATTTTGAAACCGCCCGCCGGATGATGGCCCCCGATGCCGTCGCGATAAGCGATGGCGGCGCCAAGGCGCGCGCGGCGCGGCGCGTGCTGCGCGGCCCCGAGGAAATCTGTCAGGTCTTTGCCGCGATCATGGCCAAGGACAAGGCGATACCCGACGTCACGCTGCGCCGGGTGCGGGCCAATGGCGCACCCGCTTTGGCGCGCTATATCGCGGGGCGCTTGGATACGTTGGTCACGATGGCGGCGGATGGCGACGGGCGCATCGCATGGGTCTATTTGATGCGCAATCCTGACAAGCTGATCAGGGCAGCATAG
- a CDS encoding Hint domain-containing protein, producing MPLVFYAIDEEFAAATGTNVNVATGESRFDNPPGAVTDLVVTVNDGDTDPRLFEPGDTYDLTWEGDGGPMSIEDAEVVRSDDAPGTGGVIVFEGLDQNGELAHIVWSPNFDLEQWYWDNYNAEAEPQFYVVDTNASYSHAFVCFADDTRIATAMGGVRAADIWAGDRLLTLDNGPQQVQWAGRRVVRGHGANAPVLFAPGTIGNHAPLKLSQQHRVLVRSPLAELMFGASEVLIPAKAMVNGVDICIRSCARVGYVHFALAAHEVLLAEGALARAFCPERWRKPMPACLTGFWPNPIRRRAHCCAMARRWPFWVRARRTRQRRPRARLWPWCFNAG from the coding sequence ATGCCACTTGTCTTTTACGCGATTGACGAGGAATTCGCGGCTGCGACCGGAACGAATGTGAATGTCGCGACGGGAGAATCGCGTTTCGACAATCCGCCGGGCGCGGTCACGGATCTGGTGGTCACCGTCAATGACGGCGACACCGATCCGCGGCTGTTCGAGCCTGGCGATACCTATGACCTGACATGGGAAGGCGATGGCGGACCCATGTCGATCGAGGACGCGGAGGTGGTGCGCAGCGATGATGCGCCGGGTACCGGCGGGGTGATCGTCTTTGAAGGGCTCGACCAAAATGGCGAATTGGCCCATATCGTCTGGAGCCCGAATTTCGATCTCGAACAATGGTATTGGGACAATTACAACGCCGAGGCCGAGCCGCAATTCTATGTCGTGGACACCAACGCCAGCTACTCCCACGCGTTCGTTTGCTTTGCTGATGACACGCGGATCGCCACGGCGATGGGCGGGGTGCGGGCGGCGGATATCTGGGCCGGGGACCGGCTGCTGACGCTCGATAACGGGCCGCAACAGGTGCAATGGGCCGGGCGGCGCGTGGTGCGCGGGCATGGGGCGAATGCGCCGGTGCTCTTTGCGCCCGGAACGATCGGCAATCACGCACCGCTCAAGCTGTCACAGCAGCATCGCGTGCTGGTCCGCTCGCCCTTGGCCGAGCTGATGTTCGGCGCGTCCGAGGTGTTGATCCCGGCCAAGGCGATGGTGAACGGCGTCGACATCTGCATCCGCTCCTGTGCGCGCGTCGGCTATGTGCATTTTGCGCTTGCAGCGCATGAGGTCTTGCTCGCCGAAGGCGCCCTTGCGAGAGCCTTTTGCCCGGAGAGATGGCGCAAACCTATGCCAGCCTGCCTGACTGGCTTTTGGCCAAACCCTATCCGCCGGCGCGCCCATTGCTGCGCTATGGCGAGGCGCTGGCCCTTTTGGGTGCGCGCCCGCCGGACCCGGCAGAGGAGGCCGCGCGCGCGTCTATGGCCGTGGTGCTTTAACGCTGGCTGA
- a CDS encoding Lrp/AsnC family transcriptional regulator gives MALDSLDRRILEVLQRKGRMTNSDLSEAVNLSASACHRRVQRLESEGYIRDYVALLDARKLGMPTTVFVEITLSAQADEVLDAFEKAVSRIPDVLECHLMAGTADYILKVVAENTDDFARIHRQHLSRLPGVAQMQSSFALRTVFKTTALPV, from the coding sequence ATGGCGTTGGATAGTCTGGATCGTCGTATTCTGGAGGTGCTGCAACGCAAGGGGCGGATGACCAACTCGGACCTCAGCGAGGCGGTGAACCTGTCGGCAAGCGCCTGTCACCGGCGGGTGCAGCGTTTGGAGAGCGAAGGCTATATCCGCGACTATGTTGCCCTGCTGGATGCGCGCAAGTTGGGCATGCCGACGACCGTGTTTGTCGAGATCACCCTGTCGGCCCAAGCGGATGAGGTTCTGGACGCCTTTGAAAAGGCGGTGAGCCGCATTCCCGATGTGCTGGAATGCCACCTGATGGCGGGCACGGCGGATTATATTCTCAAGGTCGTGGCCGAGAACACCGACGATTTCGCCCGCATCCACCGCCAGCACCTGTCCCGCTTGCCCGGTGTGGCGCAGATGCAGTCGAGCTTTGCCTTGCGCACGGTGTTCAAAACGACGGCGCTGCCGGTTTAG
- the ald gene encoding alanine dehydrogenase, giving the protein MKIGCPKEIKPQEFRVGMTPNAALEAVAHGHEVVIETGAGLGAGFDDAAYIAAGASILGTAAEVFASADMIVKVKEPQAVERKMLREGQVLFTYLHLAPDPAQTRDLLASGCTAIAYETVTDARGGLPLLAPMSEVAGRLAPQCGAWALQKANGGSGVLMGGVPGVRPANVAIVGGGVVGTAAARVAVGMGANVTVLDRSVARLSYLDDVFMGRLTTQYSDKGAMVDLLPQMDMIVGAVLIPGAAAPKLVSREQLSLMKPGSVLVDVAIDQGGCFETSRATTHAEPIYEVDGVVHYCVANMPGAVARTSTIALGNATMPFMLRLADKGWKQACAEDPHLLNGLNVHAGKLTYDAVGEALGIDVTSPQALIQ; this is encoded by the coding sequence ATGAAAATCGGATGCCCCAAGGAAATCAAACCCCAGGAGTTTCGCGTCGGCATGACGCCGAATGCCGCGCTCGAAGCGGTGGCGCATGGCCATGAGGTTGTTATCGAAACCGGTGCCGGGCTAGGCGCAGGGTTTGACGATGCCGCCTATATCGCCGCCGGAGCCAGCATCCTTGGCACCGCAGCCGAGGTGTTCGCCAGCGCCGATATGATCGTCAAGGTCAAGGAGCCGCAGGCGGTCGAGCGCAAGATGCTGCGCGAGGGGCAGGTGCTGTTTACCTATCTCCACCTTGCGCCCGACCCCGCGCAAACCCGCGACCTGCTTGCGTCGGGCTGCACCGCGATTGCCTATGAAACCGTGACCGACGCGCGGGGCGGCCTGCCGTTGCTTGCGCCGATGTCCGAAGTTGCCGGGCGGCTGGCGCCGCAATGCGGTGCCTGGGCGTTGCAAAAGGCCAACGGCGGCAGCGGCGTGTTGATGGGCGGCGTGCCCGGCGTGCGCCCGGCCAATGTGGCGATCGTCGGCGGCGGCGTGGTTGGCACGGCGGCGGCGCGTGTGGCCGTTGGCATGGGCGCGAATGTCACCGTGCTTGACCGCTCGGTGGCGCGGCTGTCCTATCTTGATGACGTGTTCATGGGCCGCCTGACCACGCAATATTCTGACAAGGGCGCCATGGTCGACCTGCTGCCACAGATGGACATGATCGTCGGTGCGGTGCTGATCCCCGGTGCCGCAGCACCCAAGCTGGTCAGCCGCGAACAGCTGTCCTTGATGAAGCCCGGCTCGGTTCTGGTGGATGTCGCCATTGATCAGGGCGGCTGCTTTGAAACCTCACGCGCAACCACCCATGCCGAACCGATTTACGAGGTTGATGGCGTTGTGCATTACTGCGTTGCCAACATGCCCGGCGCGGTGGCCCGCACATCGACCATCGCGCTTGGCAATGCCACCATGCCGTTCATGCTGCGACTGGCTGACAAGGGCTGGAAACAGGCCTGCGCCGAAGATCCGCACCTGCTGAACGGCCTGAACGTCCACGCGGGCAAGCTGACCTACGACGCCGTGGGCGAGGCGCTCGGGATTGACGTGACCTCACCGCAGGCGCTGATCCAGTAA
- a CDS encoding DUF2946 family protein translates to MATKTRRWPAIGLLAVFSLALILRLLGPMGALPEKDGYVAICTGSEIVYIPLSELDGDLDGNLDGDSSDEREAHSETCDWFFQFHALATVPASKPEPQALRPVVVLRPAVEHAVHAAALPRGFHARAPPLSVHAHTLSTFI, encoded by the coding sequence ATGGCAACCAAGACACGCCGCTGGCCCGCAATCGGGCTGCTGGCTGTGTTCAGCCTCGCGCTGATCTTGCGCCTGCTTGGTCCGATGGGGGCGCTGCCCGAAAAGGACGGCTATGTCGCCATCTGCACCGGCAGCGAGATTGTCTATATCCCGCTCAGCGAGCTTGACGGTGATCTTGACGGTAATCTTGACGGCGACAGCAGCGATGAACGCGAGGCCCATAGCGAGACTTGCGACTGGTTCTTCCAGTTCCATGCGCTTGCAACCGTGCCCGCCTCCAAGCCAGAGCCGCAAGCGCTACGCCCTGTGGTGGTACTGCGCCCGGCAGTCGAGCATGCGGTTCATGCCGCCGCCTTGCCACGCGGCTTTCACGCCCGCGCGCCGCCGCTTTCTGTCCACGCTCACACACTCTCAACCTTTATCTGA